Proteins from a genomic interval of Siniperca chuatsi isolate FFG_IHB_CAS linkage group LG10, ASM2008510v1, whole genome shotgun sequence:
- the LOC122883109 gene encoding mucin-2-like, which produces MPTTTNPPTTTTTSPTTTTPVTTTSPLTTATTSATTTSPPTTTITTPPTKTTTPTTHTTATTRLPTTTTTTHLTTTPPTTTTTAPSTTTTMPTTTTTPPNTTASLTTTTRQMTTTIIPTTTTTPTSTTVLTTTTPTTTATTTSNTIITTSPTTTTTPTTTASPTTTTPPTTTTMPTTKTPPATKTPSTTTTTASPTTTTPPTSTTTPPTTTTTATLTTTTMPPTTATMPSTTTTPPTTTTHSTTTTAPARTTSPATTTLVTTKTPPTTTTPLTTTTPSTTTTNPTRTTTSPATTTPATTTTPPTTRTHPTTTTPSTTTTKPPRKTTSPTTTTTAPLTTTTTPPTRTTMPTTTTTPPTTTTPSTTTKTPPRTTTSPDTTTPATITTTPTKTTPPTTTTPSTTTTTASPTTTPPTTTITPPTTTTKASLTTTTTPPTATTMPTTTTHATTTTPSTTTTTPATTTTPPTTKTPPTTATPPTTTTTASPTTTTPPTTTTMPTTTTNHPTTTPSTTTTTPATTKTPPTKTTHPTTTTPSITTKTPPRTTTSPTTTTTPTTTRTSPTKTTHPTAITPSTTTTTPPRTKSSPTTTTTPPTTTTPPKQPQQLPLQQQLLLPQQQLPYQNHNSSPYYNSSYHNNNANYHNNSPYYNDSNHNHNSFPYYNSSYLNNNANYHNNSPYYNDSHHNHKSFPYNNKSSYHNNANYHNNSPYYDDSLDHNHNSCYHNNTPNHNNSSYY; this is translated from the coding sequence ATGCCCACTACCACAAATCCCCCTACTACAACCACAACTTCCcctaccacaacaactcccGTAACTACAACTTCTCCCCTTACCACAGCCACAACTTCCGCTACCACAACATCTCCCCCTACTACAACCATAACAACTCCCCCTACCAAAACCACAACTCCCACTACCCATACTACAGCCACAACAAGACTCccaactacaactacaacaacTCACCTTACTACAACTCCccccaccacaaccacaacagctccttctaccacaacaacaatgccCACTACTACAACAACTCCCCCTAACACAACAGCTTCCCTTACAACAACAACTCGCcaaatgacaacaacaataattcccactaccacaacaactcccACAAGCACAACAGTACTCACTACCACAACTCCCACTACCACTGCCACAACAACTTCCAATACCATTATAACAACTTcccctactactacaactacccCCACCACAACAGCTTCCCCTACTACAACAACTCCTCCTACCACAACAACCATGCCAACCACAAAAACTCCCCCTGCTACTAAAACTCCctccaccacaaccacaacagcttcccCTACTACAACAACTCCTCCTACCTCAACAACAACTCCCCCTacaacaaccacaacagctACCCTTACTACAACAACAATGCCACCTACCACAGCAACAATGCCATctaccacaacaactccccCAACTACAACGACTCACTCTACCACAACCACAGCACCCGCTAGGACAACTTCTCCTGCCACAACAACTCTCGTAACCACAAAAACACccccaaccacaacaactccccttactactacaactccctctaccacaaccacaaatcCCACTAGGACAACAACATCCCCTGCCACAACAACTCCcgctaccacaacaacacccccaACCACAAGAACTCACcctactactacaactccctcaaccacaaccacaaaaccCCCTAGGAAAACAACTTCccctaccacaaccacaacagctccccttactacaacaacaactccTCCTACAAGAACAACAATGCCAactaccacaacaactccccCTACTACAACGACTCCCTCTACCACAACCAAAACACCCCCTAGGACAACAACGTCCCCTGACACAACAACTCCCGCTACCATAACAACAACCCCAACCAAAACAACTCCCcctactactacaactccctccaccacaaccacaacagcttcccCTACAACAACTCCTCCTACCACAACAATAACTCCccctaccacaaccacaaaagctTCCCttactacaacaacaactccTCCTACCGCAACAACGATGCCAACTACAACAACTCACGCTACTACGACAACTCCCTCTACCACAACCACAACTcctgctaccacaacaacacccccaACAACAAAAACTCCCCCTACTACTGCAACTCCccctaccacaaccacaacagcttcccCTACAACAACAACTCctcctaccacaacaacaatgccaactACCACAACAAATCACCCTACTACGACTCCCtctaccacaacaacaactccCGCTACCACAAAAACACCCCCAACCAAAACAACTCACCCTACCACTACAACTCCCTCTATCACAACCAAAACACCCCCTAGGACAACAACTTCccctaccacaaccacaacTCCCACTACCACAAGAACATCCCCAACCAAAACAACTCACCCTACTGCTATAACTCCCtctaccacaaccacaacacccCCTAGGACAAAAAGTTCccctaccacaaccacaactccccctactactacaactcccccaaaacaaccacaacagcttcccCTACAACAACAACTCCTCCTACCTCAACAACAACTCCCCTACCAAAACCACAACAGTTCCCCTTACTACAACTCctcctaccacaacaacaatgccaactaccacaacaactccccCTACTACAACGActccaaccacaaccacaacagcttcccCTACTACAACTCCTCCTACCTCAACAACAATGCCAactaccacaacaactccccCTACTACAACGACTcccaccacaaccacaaaagctTCCCCTACAACAACAAATCCTCCTACCACAACAATGCCAACTACCACAACAACTCACCCTATTACGACGACTCCCTCGACCACAACCACAACTcctgctaccacaacaacacccccaaccacaacaactcctCCTACTACTAA